From Bos mutus isolate GX-2022 chromosome 5, NWIPB_WYAK_1.1, whole genome shotgun sequence, one genomic window encodes:
- the LOC138987839 gene encoding translation machinery-associated protein 7, with amino-acid sequence MSGREGGKKKPLKQPKKEAKEMDEEDKAFKQKQKEEQKKLEELKAKAAGKGPLATGGIKKSGKK; translated from the coding sequence ATGTCGGGCCGTGAAGGTGGCAAGAAGAAGCCCCTGAAGCAGCCCAAGAAGGAAGCCAAGGAGATGGACGAGGAAGATAAGGCATTCAAGCAGAAGCAGAAAGAGGAGCAGAAGAAACTTGAGGAGCTAAAAGCAAAGGCCGCGGGGAAAGGCCCCCTGGCCACCGGTGGAATTAAGAAATCTGGCAAAAAGTAA